A portion of the Deltaproteobacteria bacterium genome contains these proteins:
- a CDS encoding LLM class flavin-dependent oxidoreductase yields the protein MQFFYFHLMPWPDLPADFDRRHKSAWVTLPNRIYDPKRGQHLYNEYLDELERAEALGFDGIGVNEHHQNAYGTMPSPNLMAAALVRRTTTVKIAILGNGIALHDHPLRVAEEIAMLDVMSGGRIISGFVRGIGCEYLSLGVNPTYSRERFYEAHDLIVRAWTEEGPFAFEGKHFRVRYANIWPRPLQQPHPPIWLPSQGSTETIRFGVQHRYPFVTVFTSYKQTKRLLEEYKAEAERVGYAAPPEQIGFALPVYVAETDARAREEAKAHVMWLFRRGLKMPPHFLLPPGYVTEESLRKFIAVGLRPVSDLSFEELEREGYVLLGSARTVLDRLKECRRDLGFGLFIGGGRIGDMPHDKASKSQELFAREVIPALRSEASQ from the coding sequence ATGCAATTCTTCTACTTCCATCTCATGCCGTGGCCGGATTTGCCGGCGGACTTCGATCGCCGTCACAAGTCGGCGTGGGTGACGCTGCCGAATCGCATCTACGATCCCAAGCGCGGCCAGCATCTCTACAATGAGTATCTCGACGAACTGGAGCGCGCCGAAGCGCTCGGGTTCGACGGCATCGGCGTCAACGAGCATCATCAGAACGCCTACGGTACGATGCCATCGCCGAACCTGATGGCGGCGGCGTTGGTGCGGCGCACAACCACGGTGAAGATCGCCATCCTCGGCAACGGCATAGCGCTGCACGACCATCCGCTGCGCGTCGCCGAAGAGATCGCGATGCTCGACGTGATGTCGGGCGGTCGCATCATTTCGGGTTTCGTCCGCGGCATCGGTTGCGAATATCTCTCCCTCGGCGTGAATCCGACCTACTCGCGCGAGCGCTTCTACGAAGCCCACGACCTGATCGTGCGCGCGTGGACCGAGGAAGGGCCGTTCGCGTTCGAGGGCAAACACTTCCGTGTGCGCTACGCCAACATTTGGCCACGGCCGCTGCAGCAGCCGCACCCGCCGATTTGGCTACCGTCGCAAGGCAGCACGGAGACGATTCGTTTCGGCGTGCAGCATCGCTACCCATTCGTGACGGTGTTCACCTCGTACAAACAAACGAAGCGGCTGCTTGAAGAGTACAAGGCTGAGGCCGAGCGCGTCGGCTACGCGGCGCCACCCGAACAGATTGGCTTCGCCCTGCCCGTCTATGTTGCCGAGACCGACGCCCGTGCACGCGAAGAGGCCAAGGCGCACGTGATGTGGCTGTTCCGCCGCGGCCTCAAGATGCCGCCACACTTTCTGCTCCCGCCGGGGTACGTGACGGAAGAGTCGCTGCGGAAGTTCATCGCGGTCGGACTGCGGCCGGTGTCGGACCTCAGCTTCGAAGAGTTGGAACGCGAAGGGTACGTACTGCTCGGCAGCGCCCGCACGGTGTTGGATCGCTTGAAGGAATGCCGCCGTGATCTCGGCTTCGGTCTATTCATCGGCGGCGGCCGCATCGGCGACATGCCGCACGACAAGGCAAGCAAGAGTCAAGAACTGTTCGCGCGCGAGGTCATCCCCGCGTTGCGATCGGAGGCGAGTCAATGA
- a CDS encoding zinc-binding dehydrogenase — MTPKTMHAIQYDRLGGPEVLKVVTVPVPEPPPGFIRVRNHAIAINFHDINTRRGDEPDIALPLIPGSDFAGVVDAVGEGVDHLKLGDRVLCINTSGAYAEYSLAFSAIAVPIPSGLSFERAASCPVAGLTAYFLARQVCPLTPETTVVTHAAAGSVGCFLGGLCRQIGATSIGLVSSAEKAAIAKQAGHTHAINYRSEDPVGRVRELTGGNGANVVYDSVAGPYFQRSVDMAAADGTIVLFGHAAGDPPMEAITYLMRSSRNLGLRTYFLGATIQNHMDQIPSAYNALFEGLMSGAITLPIETMPLSEAAAAHAKIESQQTVGKVILVP; from the coding sequence ATGACACCCAAGACGATGCACGCGATCCAATACGACCGGCTCGGCGGTCCCGAGGTCCTCAAGGTGGTAACGGTTCCTGTGCCCGAGCCACCGCCGGGGTTCATTCGCGTTCGTAATCACGCCATCGCGATCAACTTCCACGACATCAACACGCGCCGCGGCGATGAACCCGACATCGCGTTGCCGTTGATTCCCGGCAGCGACTTCGCCGGCGTGGTCGATGCCGTCGGCGAGGGCGTCGACCATCTCAAGCTCGGCGACCGCGTGCTGTGCATCAACACCAGCGGCGCGTACGCCGAGTATTCGCTGGCGTTCAGCGCCATCGCGGTGCCGATTCCGTCAGGGCTGTCGTTCGAAAGAGCCGCGAGCTGTCCGGTCGCCGGGCTGACGGCGTACTTTCTGGCGCGGCAAGTCTGTCCGCTCACGCCAGAAACGACGGTGGTCACGCACGCGGCGGCTGGCAGCGTCGGCTGCTTTCTCGGCGGACTGTGCCGACAGATCGGTGCCACCAGCATCGGCTTGGTGAGCAGCGCGGAAAAAGCGGCGATCGCGAAACAAGCTGGACACACGCACGCGATCAATTATCGCAGCGAAGACCCGGTCGGGCGCGTGCGTGAGTTGACCGGTGGGAACGGCGCCAATGTCGTCTACGACTCGGTGGCCGGTCCGTACTTCCAGCGTTCGGTCGACATGGCGGCCGCCGATGGAACGATCGTCCTGTTCGGACATGCCGCTGGCGATCCGCCGATGGAAGCGATCACGTATCTGATGCGATCGAGTCGCAATCTCGGTCTGCGCACGTACTTCCTCGGCGCCACGATCCAGAATCACATGGATCAGATTCCGTCCGCGTACAACGCGCTCTTCGAGGGCCTGATGTCCGGCGCGATCACGCTGCCGATCGAGACCATGCCGCTCAGCGAAGCCGCGGCCGCGCACGCCAAGATCGAATCGCAGCAGACGGTGGGGAAGGTGATCCTGGTTCCGTAG
- a CDS encoding alpha/beta hydrolase has protein sequence MSDAAERFVNLNGLRLHYLEWGDTGAPPLLLLHGGSAHAHWWDWFAPTVADRFRVIALDLRGHGDSQWADPPAYEVEDYVRDVVAFVERFDLRALRLIGHSLGGTIAAMAAVEIADRLAALVIVDSRTKASPDGSRFMKRLAQMPQPRYRTLEQGVAQYRLLPVDSSARPDILVAVATHALKPTSDGTHWTFKFDRAALAAIRSHDVAPALAQLHCAILAVRGGASPLMSEKSIAALRVAAPQLEVVTVEGANHHIMLDRPEEFAEVVASFLDRAT, from the coding sequence ATGAGCGACGCCGCTGAACGCTTCGTCAACCTGAACGGTCTACGCCTCCACTATCTGGAGTGGGGCGATACCGGCGCGCCGCCGCTGTTGCTACTGCACGGCGGCTCAGCGCACGCGCACTGGTGGGACTGGTTTGCACCCACGGTCGCCGATCGCTTTCGCGTCATCGCGCTCGATCTGCGCGGCCACGGCGACAGCCAATGGGCGGACCCGCCGGCGTACGAAGTCGAGGACTACGTGCGCGACGTAGTCGCCTTCGTCGAGCGCTTCGATCTGCGCGCGCTGCGCCTGATCGGCCATTCCCTCGGCGGCACCATCGCCGCGATGGCCGCAGTCGAGATCGCCGACCGCTTGGCCGCGTTGGTGATCGTCGACTCGCGCACCAAAGCCAGCCCCGACGGCTCGCGCTTCATGAAGCGCCTGGCGCAGATGCCGCAGCCGCGCTACCGCACACTCGAGCAAGGCGTTGCACAGTATCGCTTGTTGCCGGTGGACAGCTCCGCGCGGCCCGACATTCTCGTCGCCGTCGCCACGCACGCGCTCAAGCCGACCAGCGACGGCACGCACTGGACGTTCAAATTCGATCGCGCCGCGCTCGCCGCCATCCGCTCGCACGATGTCGCCCCCGCGCTGGCGCAATTGCACTGTGCCATCTTAGCGGTGCGCGGCGGAGCCAGTCCGCTGATGTCGGAGAAATCCATCGCTGCACTACGGGTTGCCGCGCCGCAACTCGAAGTGGTCACGGTCGAGGGTGCGAATCACCATATCATGCTCGACCGTCCGGAGGAGTTTGCCGAAGTGGTGGCGAGTTTTCTCGATCGAGCGACGTAG
- a CDS encoding acyl-CoA/acyl-ACP dehydrogenase — translation MDFGLSADQLMLKDTIKRFLDKQCPTTRVRAVMESDTGHDPKLWQELVDLGVAGLIVPAAQGGAGLELLDLALAAEELGHACCPGPFLGSALATIALVEGADAAQRERWLPKIAGGEILATIAIGEDDSRWDPATFTTQVRGGKLSGSKPLVPYASSADVMIVAAHDEHGPGFWLVERGAPGIEVNPLKLVDMTRRVESMSFRDTPATALGGSRTALQRTIDAGCILVAADAHGGSRRCLNMAVEYAMQREQFGQKIGAFQAVKHQLANLASEIEPALSLYWYAAHAFDHIKDQSERHAAIVKAHMTDLFDRVTRDTTELHGGIGFTWEFDLHLWFRRAVFDRGFLGEANYHRERAATLAGW, via the coding sequence ATGGACTTTGGATTGTCAGCCGATCAATTGATGTTGAAGGACACCATCAAGCGCTTCCTCGACAAGCAGTGCCCAACCACTCGCGTGCGTGCGGTGATGGAGAGCGACACCGGTCACGACCCGAAACTGTGGCAGGAACTCGTCGACCTCGGCGTTGCGGGCCTGATCGTTCCTGCGGCGCAGGGCGGAGCGGGACTGGAACTGCTGGACTTGGCGCTGGCGGCCGAAGAGTTGGGTCACGCCTGCTGCCCCGGACCTTTCCTCGGCTCGGCTTTGGCAACCATCGCACTCGTGGAAGGCGCCGACGCGGCGCAGCGCGAGCGCTGGCTGCCGAAGATTGCCGGCGGTGAGATTCTCGCGACCATCGCCATCGGCGAGGACGACAGCCGCTGGGACCCCGCGACATTCACCACGCAGGTGCGCGGCGGCAAGCTCTCCGGGAGTAAGCCGCTGGTGCCGTACGCGTCGAGCGCGGATGTCATGATTGTCGCCGCGCACGACGAGCACGGCCCCGGCTTCTGGCTGGTCGAACGCGGCGCGCCTGGCATCGAGGTCAACCCGCTTAAACTGGTCGACATGACTCGGCGTGTCGAGTCGATGAGCTTCCGCGATACGCCCGCGACCGCACTGGGAGGATCGCGCACCGCCTTGCAGCGCACGATCGACGCGGGCTGCATCCTGGTCGCCGCCGACGCGCACGGCGGTTCGCGCCGCTGTCTCAACATGGCGGTCGAGTACGCCATGCAGCGCGAGCAGTTCGGCCAAAAGATCGGCGCGTTTCAGGCGGTGAAGCATCAACTCGCCAATCTCGCCTCCGAGATCGAGCCGGCGCTGTCGCTGTACTGGTACGCCGCGCACGCCTTCGATCACATCAAAGATCAATCCGAACGCCATGCCGCGATCGTGAAGGCGCACATGACCGACCTCTTCGATCGCGTGACGCGCGACACTACCGAATTGCACGGCGGCATCGGCTTCACGTGGGAGTTCGATTTGCATCTGTGGTTCCGCCGCGCGGTATTCGACCGCGGTTTTCTCGGCGAAGCGAACTACCATCGCGAGCGCGCGGCGACGTTGGCGGGATGGTGA
- a CDS encoding FAD-dependent oxidoreductase, whose translation MIDFIDEPARRTPVLAETQVLVVGGGSAGAAAAIAAARTGADVMLVERSGSLGGLATSGLIILLLTLDDGDGHQVIGGLCQEVVDRLAARNAAFFPSRDTWGSSDESLVEQNRRWGLVWGAGPHRVRYSVAYDPEEFRFALNRLCEASKVRLLFHSWACEAIRDGERVRGVTFQSKSGRFAVLADVVIDTTGDGDIFASAGVPFELEKVLPWLWFRMGGVKNIDAAIADGGWFFKTIGVDQVLLPWGATDRVIRKIDATDPRDLTLAEIECRKKVMDAVDQLRRDVPEFKDAHLCDIATQLGITESRRMIGEYVLTREDMDKPLPEAIALTGHWTKYGALYWIPYRSLLAKEYTNLMAAGRCISVDHRTHHATKEIPSCMATGEAAGTAAALALSAGVPLKQLDVSTLQQRLRDQGAILERR comes from the coding sequence GTGATCGACTTCATCGACGAACCCGCGCGCCGCACGCCGGTGCTGGCCGAAACGCAGGTGTTGGTGGTCGGCGGCGGATCGGCGGGCGCGGCGGCCGCCATTGCGGCGGCGCGCACCGGCGCCGACGTGATGCTGGTCGAACGTAGCGGCTCACTCGGCGGACTCGCCACCAGCGGCCTCATCATCCTATTGCTCACGCTCGACGACGGCGACGGCCATCAGGTCATCGGCGGACTGTGCCAAGAAGTGGTGGACCGACTCGCCGCGCGCAACGCCGCATTCTTTCCATCACGCGACACCTGGGGTTCGAGCGACGAATCGCTTGTCGAACAGAACCGACGTTGGGGCTTGGTGTGGGGCGCCGGCCCGCATCGCGTGCGTTACTCGGTCGCGTACGACCCCGAAGAGTTTCGCTTCGCGCTCAACCGATTGTGCGAGGCGAGCAAGGTCCGGCTGCTGTTTCATTCCTGGGCATGCGAGGCGATACGCGACGGCGAGCGCGTGCGTGGTGTCACCTTCCAGAGTAAGTCGGGCCGCTTTGCCGTTTTGGCCGACGTCGTGATCGACACCACCGGTGACGGCGACATATTCGCTTCGGCGGGCGTGCCGTTCGAGTTGGAAAAGGTCTTGCCGTGGCTGTGGTTCCGCATGGGCGGTGTCAAGAACATCGACGCGGCGATCGCCGACGGCGGTTGGTTCTTCAAGACCATCGGTGTCGATCAAGTCTTGTTGCCCTGGGGCGCAACCGATCGCGTGATCCGCAAGATCGACGCCACCGATCCGCGCGATCTCACGCTCGCCGAGATCGAGTGCCGCAAGAAGGTGATGGACGCGGTCGATCAATTGCGGCGCGACGTGCCGGAGTTCAAGGACGCACACCTGTGCGACATCGCCACGCAGCTCGGCATCACTGAAAGCCGCCGCATGATCGGCGAATACGTCCTGACGCGTGAGGACATGGACAAACCCCTGCCCGAAGCGATTGCGCTCACGGGGCATTGGACCAAGTACGGCGCGCTGTACTGGATTCCGTATCGCTCGTTGTTGGCGAAGGAATACACGAACCTGATGGCGGCGGGTCGTTGCATCTCAGTGGATCACCGCACCCATCACGCCACCAAAGAGATCCCGTCGTGCATGGCCACCGGCGAAGCCGCCGGCACCGCCGCCGCATTGGCGTTGTCGGCGGGGGTGCCCTTGAAGCAGCTCGACGTGTCGACGTTGCAGCAGCGATTGCGAGATCAGGGCGCGATTTTGGAACGCAGATAG
- a CDS encoding sulfotransferase has translation MATTRSAQTIESMESRLLFVIGPPRSGSTLLMRMLSSHSAIYSRPEPHLLTPLAHLGYYETVDAAPFDHLQAAQAAREFVADLPRGEQDYLDACRAYTDVLYGRMLAARGKGKPLFLDKTPANGLILPFIAKLYPNARYVVLTRHPAAVFSSFANSFFDSDYEAARKFNPILNRYVPAMARFLRKRSVPLVQVGYEQLVQQPEIEMRRVCEFLDIAFEPRMIEYGEQQPESKGLGDPVNVDRHTRPVTESVEKWASELALDSRKLQIVREMIETIDDGDLSTWGFPRATIFAPVEAAAQRGGLQPPHPPALDRFQIQRKLLVLLRRNIQQNAFGRLVRRVRLFCDVLLRG, from the coding sequence ATGGCGACGACACGGTCAGCGCAGACCATCGAGTCGATGGAGAGCCGGCTGCTCTTCGTCATCGGTCCACCACGTTCCGGCTCGACGTTGCTGATGCGCATGCTCAGCTCACACTCCGCCATCTACAGCCGACCCGAGCCGCATCTGCTGACGCCGCTGGCGCATCTCGGCTACTACGAGACCGTCGATGCCGCGCCCTTCGATCACCTGCAAGCGGCGCAGGCCGCGCGTGAGTTCGTCGCCGATCTCCCGCGCGGCGAACAAGACTATCTCGACGCCTGCCGCGCCTACACCGACGTGCTCTACGGCCGCATGCTGGCGGCGCGTGGCAAAGGCAAGCCGCTGTTCCTAGACAAGACGCCGGCCAACGGGTTGATCCTCCCGTTCATCGCCAAGCTCTACCCCAACGCGCGCTACGTCGTACTGACGCGGCACCCTGCCGCGGTCTTCAGCTCATTTGCGAATTCGTTTTTCGACAGCGACTACGAGGCGGCGCGCAAATTCAATCCGATCTTGAACCGCTACGTCCCGGCGATGGCGCGCTTCCTCCGCAAGCGGTCGGTACCGCTCGTCCAAGTCGGCTACGAACAGCTCGTGCAGCAACCTGAAATAGAAATGCGGCGGGTGTGCGAGTTCCTCGATATCGCCTTCGAGCCGAGGATGATCGAGTACGGCGAGCAGCAACCCGAATCGAAGGGGTTGGGCGATCCGGTCAATGTAGATCGGCACACTCGACCCGTAACCGAATCGGTCGAGAAGTGGGCATCCGAACTCGCGCTCGATTCGCGCAAGCTACAGATCGTGCGTGAAATGATCGAGACAATCGACGACGGCGATTTGTCGACGTGGGGTTTTCCGCGGGCGACCATCTTCGCTCCGGTCGAAGCCGCGGCGCAACGCGGTGGACTGCAGCCGCCGCACCCGCCGGCGCTCGATCGCTTTCAGATCCAACGCAAACTGCTCGTGCTGCTGCGCCGCAACATTCAGCAGAACGCCTTCGGCCGACTGGTTCGCCGTGTGCGCCTCTTCTGCGACGTGCTGCTGCGGGGTTAA
- a CDS encoding amidohydrolase: MVAMMEAAGIEAGLLTINAADPKPCADMAAQYPGRFLLSAMIDPMQGIDAVRQIDRLVKDYDVRLIRMVPFLFNRPPNDKVCYPIYAKCIELGVAVSVNTGIPGPPMPAEPQRPIYLDEVCLFFPELVLIMAHGADPWWGEAIRFMLKYPNLYMMTSAYLPKYLPAELIQFMNTRGQDKVMFATDFPFLPFDRAIETAKALPFREGVLRKYLRDNAHRVFRWE, translated from the coding sequence ATGGTAGCGATGATGGAGGCGGCGGGCATCGAAGCCGGCTTGCTCACCATCAATGCCGCCGATCCCAAACCGTGCGCCGACATGGCGGCGCAGTATCCCGGCCGCTTTCTGTTGTCGGCGATGATCGATCCGATGCAGGGCATAGATGCCGTGCGCCAGATCGATCGTCTCGTCAAAGACTACGACGTGCGGCTGATCCGCATGGTGCCGTTTCTGTTCAACCGGCCGCCCAATGACAAGGTCTGCTACCCGATCTACGCGAAGTGCATCGAACTCGGCGTCGCCGTGTCGGTGAACACCGGCATTCCCGGTCCGCCGATGCCGGCCGAGCCGCAGCGGCCGATCTATCTCGACGAGGTGTGTCTGTTCTTCCCTGAACTCGTACTGATCATGGCGCACGGCGCCGATCCGTGGTGGGGCGAAGCAATCCGCTTCATGCTGAAGTATCCCAACCTATACATGATGACCTCGGCGTACCTGCCGAAGTACCTGCCCGCGGAGCTGATCCAATTCATGAACACCCGCGGGCAAGACAAGGTGATGTTCGCCACCGACTTTCCGTTCCTGCCGTTCGACCGCGCGATTGAGACCGCGAAGGCCCTGCCGTTTCGCGAAGGCGTGCTGCGGAAATATCTGCGAGACAACGCGCACCGCGTCTTCCGCTGGGAATGA
- a CDS encoding alpha/beta hydrolase produces the protein MAHRSEFVSVRGVRTHLLHGGRGEPLLVLHPEYAANLWPPYLDRLAMHFRVLAPDHLGFGDSERPDWLDGIDDLVLHYADLLDAMEIPRCAVLGSSLGGWIAAALAMTYPARVTRLVLVGAAGLKVDGVPRYDVFLNQVEDTLRHLFHDESRAAQLLPTEYGPEVLVRGYREATTLARLAWNPYLYDPKLERRLARITAPTLVVWGEQDTFLPPAYGEAYARAIPGATLRTVAECGHLVAFEQTAAFIELTTEFLLRP, from the coding sequence ATGGCGCATCGGTCGGAGTTCGTCTCGGTTCGCGGCGTGCGCACGCACTTGCTGCACGGCGGGCGCGGTGAGCCACTGCTGGTGCTGCACCCGGAATATGCCGCCAACTTGTGGCCACCCTATCTCGACCGCTTGGCCATGCACTTCCGCGTGCTCGCGCCCGACCATCTTGGCTTCGGAGACAGCGAGCGTCCCGACTGGCTCGACGGCATCGATGATCTCGTCCTCCACTACGCCGACCTCCTCGATGCGATGGAGATCCCACGTTGCGCCGTGCTCGGCAGCTCACTTGGCGGATGGATTGCGGCGGCGTTGGCGATGACGTATCCCGCCCGCGTCACGCGCTTGGTGTTGGTCGGCGCGGCGGGACTCAAAGTCGACGGCGTGCCCCGCTACGATGTCTTTCTCAACCAAGTGGAGGATACTCTGCGCCATCTCTTTCACGACGAGTCGCGCGCGGCGCAGTTGCTGCCGACCGAGTACGGCCCGGAGGTTTTGGTGCGCGGATATCGTGAAGCGACCACGCTCGCGCGCCTCGCGTGGAATCCATATCTCTACGATCCGAAGTTGGAGCGCCGGCTCGCGCGCATTACCGCGCCGACGCTGGTCGTCTGGGGCGAGCAGGACACCTTTCTCCCGCCCGCGTATGGCGAGGCGTATGCGCGCGCGATCCCGGGCGCAACGCTGCGCACGGTAGCCGAGTGCGGCCATCTCGTCGCATTCGAACAGACTGCGGCCTTCATCGAACTGACAACCGAGTTCCTGCTCCGGCCATAA
- a CDS encoding acyl-CoA dehydrogenase family protein, with protein MDLSYSAEYEQFRNQVRQFLKENWRPEDADGGPPPESQAAMMGAVIRTDERATQFRLKAIERGYLYRHVPKQYGGGEQPANALQAQIIADEFRKVKAPHEVMGQGPSMLVPTLVEHGTEEQKQFFVRDTLLGKILWCQGYSEPGSGSDLASLRTRGVLDGDHWVINGQKIWTSNADTAHWMFCLVRTEPDAPKHEGISYILVDMKTPGLDVRPLRQMTGEADFNEVFFDNVRVPASNLVGKRGLGWIVSRSTLKHERALIGGSMIHRRTFDGLMMLAQAVNLRGEPASKNKVIRNRMVEIESKLLALEYNQYRLLTTGARGEDPGLAGMVTKLYGTQLNYDIGRLAMDILADRGLMAPGEGSAPAMGMFVTAYMWSLGVLIAGGTANIQRNVIGERGLGLPRDAATKR; from the coding sequence ATGGATCTGAGCTACAGCGCTGAGTACGAACAGTTCCGCAACCAAGTCCGCCAATTTCTGAAAGAGAATTGGCGTCCGGAAGACGCCGATGGCGGCCCGCCACCGGAGAGTCAGGCCGCGATGATGGGCGCGGTGATCCGCACCGACGAGCGCGCCACGCAGTTCCGCTTGAAGGCGATCGAGCGCGGTTACCTCTACCGCCACGTTCCCAAACAGTACGGCGGCGGCGAGCAGCCGGCCAACGCGCTCCAGGCGCAGATCATCGCCGACGAATTCCGCAAGGTGAAGGCGCCACACGAAGTGATGGGCCAAGGTCCCAGCATGCTGGTGCCGACGCTGGTCGAACACGGCACCGAAGAGCAGAAACAGTTCTTCGTCCGCGACACGTTGCTCGGCAAGATCCTGTGGTGCCAGGGCTACAGCGAGCCGGGATCGGGCAGCGACCTCGCGTCACTGCGCACCCGCGGCGTGCTCGACGGCGATCACTGGGTCATCAACGGGCAGAAAATTTGGACGTCGAACGCCGACACCGCGCATTGGATGTTCTGTCTCGTGCGCACCGAACCCGACGCGCCGAAGCACGAGGGCATCAGTTACATCCTCGTCGACATGAAGACCCCTGGGCTCGATGTCCGTCCGTTGCGCCAGATGACCGGCGAAGCCGACTTCAACGAAGTCTTCTTCGACAACGTGCGCGTGCCGGCGAGCAACCTCGTCGGCAAACGCGGCCTGGGCTGGATCGTCAGCCGTTCGACACTCAAGCACGAGCGCGCGTTGATCGGCGGCTCGATGATCCACCGCCGTACCTTCGATGGCTTGATGATGCTGGCGCAGGCGGTCAATTTGCGCGGCGAGCCGGCGAGCAAGAACAAAGTGATCCGCAACCGGATGGTCGAGATCGAGTCGAAACTGCTCGCGCTCGAGTACAACCAATATCGCTTGCTCACTACCGGCGCGCGCGGCGAGGATCCGGGCCTTGCCGGCATGGTGACCAAGCTCTACGGCACGCAGCTCAACTACGACATCGGCCGGCTGGCGATGGACATCCTCGCCGATCGCGGCCTGATGGCGCCCGGCGAAGGCAGCGCCCCGGCGATGGGCATGTTCGTCACCGCGTACATGTGGTCGCTCGGCGTCCTGATCGCCGGCGGCACCGCGAACATTCAACGCAACGTCATCGGTGAACGCGGCCTGGGCTTGCCGCGCGACGCGGCAACGAAACGGTAG